A window of the Diceros bicornis minor isolate mBicDic1 chromosome 28, mDicBic1.mat.cur, whole genome shotgun sequence genome harbors these coding sequences:
- the TRUB2 gene encoding pseudouridylate synthase TRUB2, mitochondrial yields the protein MGSAGLARLHGLFAAYKPPGLKWKHLRDTVELQLLKGLNAGKPPASEQRVRFLLGPMEGSEEKELTLTATSVPTLTDHPLVCGPAFTSLKVGVGHRLDAQASGVLVLGVGRGRRLLTDMYNAHLTKDYTVRGLLGKATDDFCEDGRLVEKTTYDHVTREKLERILALIQGSHQKALVMYSNLDLQTQEAYEMAVRGLIRPMNKSPMLITGIRCLHFAPPEFLLEVQCMHETQKQLRRLVHEIGLELKTTAVCSQVRRTRDGFFTLDDALLRTQWDLHSIQDAIQAAAPRVATELERSLRPGLGTQQLPGPDQPQDSKGPSSALLLESCAGH from the exons ATGGGGTCCGCAGGCCTAGCGCGGCTGCATGGGCTCTTCGCGGCCTACAAGCCCCCGGGGCTAAAATGGAAGCACCTGCGGGACACCGTGGAGTTGCAGCTTCTGAAGG GTCTCAATGCTGGGAAGCCTCCTGCCTCTGAACAGCGTGTTCGCTTCCTTCTGGGCCCCATGGAAGGCAGCGAAGAGAAGGAGCTGACCCTCACAGCCACCAGTGTGCCCACCCTCACCGACCATCCGCTGG tATGTGGACCAGCATTCACCAGCCTGAAGGTTGGCGTAGGACATCGGCTGGATGCCCAGGCTTCTGGGGTGCTTG TGCTCGGCGTGGGACGTGGACGCAGGCTCCTCACCGACATGTACAACGCTCACCTCACCAAG GATTACACAGTACGCGGCCTCCTGGGCAAAGCCACAGATGACTTCTGTGAGGACGGGCGGCTGGTGGAGAAGACAACGTATG ACCACGTGACCAGAGAGAAGCTGGAACGAATCCTGGCCCTGATCCAAGGTTCCCATCAGAAGGCCCTGGTGAT GTACTCCAACCTCGACCTGCAGACCCAGGAAGCCTATGAGATGGCCGTGAGAGGCTTGATCCGGCCCATGAACAAGTCCCCGATGCTGATAACTGGCATCCGATGCCTCCACTTTGCACCTCCGGAATTCCTCCTAG AGGTGCAGTGCATGCATGAGACGCAGAAGCAGCTGCGAAGGCTGGTGCATGAAATCGGCCTAGAGCTGAAGACCACTGCTGTCTGCTCCCAAGTGCGGCGGACACGTGATGGCTTCTTCACCCTGGACGATGCCCTCCTGAGGACCCAGTGGGACTTACACAGCATCCAGGATGCCATCCAGGCCGCAGCCCCCCGGGTGGCAACAGAGCTGGAGAGGAGCTTGAGGCCAGGTCTGGGCACCCAGCAGCTCCCCGGTCCAGACCAGCCCCAGGACTCGAAGGGGCCCAGCTCTGCCTTGTTGCTGGAGAGCTGTGCAGGGCATTGA